In the Gemmatimonadota bacterium genome, one interval contains:
- a CDS encoding HAMP domain-containing histidine kinase, which produces MPPRRARATPTRVTLLVVLLSATVLVAARLAYEAHVAARAERVTAERALRDYAAMAAWEFRSEARQRLEAEALKALGTVIVGLAPSPYEPPLPLPALAAASEGAFPCARGDSDSARILARLDLRSGASAVHPPTVSPAAQQAVLGALARAGRALPVPEAPWRVDFVDVAGTRRAVVMGVRFARLGTPLAVYAITVCPSAVELRIPASVMREHRLLPAVTAGPAPNDSLLAVRLVRQDGAEVLRLGTDDGAGYRAAAEWSDAALSIQVALRRDAAGRLAVGVPARSNVTLLVGLLALTAALGAVALVQIRREHELARLRADFTSSVSHELRTPLAQILLFGETLSLGRARTPREARQAAETIVQEARRLMQMVDNILHFARARRGAAPLQLATLPLGDIVREVASGFAPLAEAAGGTLTCTVTGAPWVRADAGAIRQVLLNLLDNALKYGAPARGIRVEAWREGDDAIVRVDDAGDGVPVQDRARIWLPYVRLTSGGAGARGGSGLGLAVVQELAIAMHGRVWVDDGSRGGAAFHVALPLAVASGVDSPDRVA; this is translated from the coding sequence ATGCCGCCGCGTCGCGCCCGAGCCACCCCCACGCGCGTTACCCTCCTCGTCGTCCTCCTGTCGGCGACCGTCCTCGTGGCGGCGCGCCTGGCATACGAGGCGCACGTGGCTGCGCGTGCCGAGCGGGTGACGGCAGAACGTGCGTTGCGGGACTACGCCGCGATGGCGGCGTGGGAGTTTCGCTCCGAGGCACGGCAGCGGCTCGAGGCGGAGGCGCTGAAGGCGTTAGGCACGGTGATCGTGGGGTTGGCGCCGTCGCCGTACGAGCCGCCGCTCCCGCTCCCGGCGCTGGCCGCGGCCAGCGAGGGGGCCTTCCCCTGCGCTCGTGGCGACTCCGACTCGGCGCGGATCCTCGCCCGGCTCGACCTGCGCAGCGGGGCGAGCGCCGTCCATCCTCCCACCGTGTCGCCGGCGGCGCAGCAGGCGGTACTTGGCGCGCTCGCCCGCGCGGGGCGCGCGCTGCCGGTCCCCGAGGCGCCGTGGCGAGTCGACTTCGTGGACGTCGCGGGGACGCGTCGTGCGGTGGTGATGGGGGTGCGCTTCGCGCGGCTGGGGACGCCGCTCGCCGTCTACGCCATCACCGTGTGTCCGTCGGCGGTGGAGCTCCGGATCCCGGCGTCGGTGATGCGCGAGCATCGCCTCCTGCCGGCGGTCACGGCGGGACCGGCTCCCAACGACTCGTTGCTGGCGGTGCGACTCGTCAGGCAAGACGGTGCCGAGGTGTTGCGACTGGGGACCGACGATGGAGCCGGCTACCGCGCGGCGGCGGAGTGGAGTGACGCGGCGCTGTCCATCCAGGTCGCGCTGCGCCGCGACGCGGCGGGACGGCTCGCGGTCGGGGTGCCGGCGCGCTCCAACGTGACCTTGCTGGTCGGGCTCCTGGCGCTCACCGCCGCGCTGGGCGCGGTGGCGCTGGTGCAGATCCGCCGCGAGCATGAGCTGGCGCGGCTGCGCGCCGACTTCACGTCGAGCGTGTCGCACGAGCTGCGCACACCGCTGGCGCAGATCCTCCTGTTCGGCGAGACGCTGTCGCTCGGACGGGCGCGCACGCCGCGCGAGGCGCGGCAGGCGGCCGAGACGATCGTGCAGGAGGCGCGGCGCCTGATGCAGATGGTGGACAACATCCTGCACTTTGCGCGGGCACGGCGTGGCGCCGCACCTTTGCAGCTGGCGACGCTGCCGCTGGGCGACATCGTGCGCGAAGTGGCGTCGGGCTTCGCCCCGCTCGCCGAGGCGGCCGGAGGGACGCTCACGTGCACCGTGACCGGAGCGCCGTGGGTACGCGCGGATGCCGGGGCGATCCGACAGGTCCTCCTCAACCTGCTGGACAATGCGCTCAAGTACGGGGCCCCGGCGCGAGGGATTCGCGTGGAGGCGTGGCGCGAGGGGGACGACGCCATCGTGCGCGTCGACGACGCCGGCGACGGCGTCCCCGTCCAGGATCGTGCGCGCATCTGGTTGCCCTATGTGCGCCTGACGAGCGGCGGCGCCGGCGCGCGCGGCGGGAGCGGGCTGGGCCTCGCCGTCGTCCAGGAGTTGGCGATCGCCATGCACGGCCGCGTCTGGGTCGACGACGGGAGCCGCGGCGGCGCGGCGTTCCATGTCGCGTTGCCGCTGGCGGTGGCGTCGGGCGTCGATTCACCCGACCGGGTGGCGTGA
- a CDS encoding response regulator transcription factor, with protein sequence MTTILVVEDNERLATGLRSNLEFEGYRVVVAGTAEEGLRCAKDASPDLVLLDLMLPDADGYRVLRDLRERGNDVPVLVLTALGEEADKVRGFRFGADDYVTKPFGLMELLARVDALLRRARRGGAGEGRRDLGFGDVVVDEATRSVRRAGGDVALRPKEFDLLCALLRRQGELATRMELLREVWGYDDSVMSRTVDTHIAELRRKLEADPASPRHILTVLKVGYRLQR encoded by the coding sequence ATGACGACGATCCTCGTGGTGGAGGACAACGAACGGCTGGCCACCGGGCTGCGCAGCAACCTGGAGTTCGAGGGGTATCGCGTCGTGGTGGCGGGGACGGCAGAGGAGGGGCTCCGCTGCGCGAAGGACGCGTCACCAGACCTCGTCCTTCTCGACCTGATGCTCCCCGACGCGGACGGCTACCGCGTCCTGCGCGACCTGCGCGAACGCGGGAACGACGTGCCGGTGCTCGTCCTCACGGCGTTGGGCGAGGAGGCGGACAAGGTCCGCGGCTTTCGCTTTGGCGCGGACGACTACGTCACGAAGCCCTTCGGGCTGATGGAGCTCCTGGCTCGCGTCGATGCGCTGCTGCGGCGCGCGCGGCGTGGCGGCGCCGGTGAGGGGCGGCGCGACCTGGGCTTCGGAGACGTCGTGGTCGACGAGGCGACCCGCTCGGTGCGGCGCGCGGGGGGCGACGTGGCGCTGCGCCCCAAGGAGTTCGACCTCCTGTGCGCCTTGCTGCGTCGCCAGGGCGAGCTGGCGACGCGCATGGAGCTGCTGCGCGAGGTGTGGGGATACGACGACTCCGTGATGAGTCGGACGGTCGATACGCACATCGCCGAGCTCCGGCGCAAGCTGGAAGCGGATCCGGCGTCGCCACGGCACATCCTGACCGTCCTCAAGGTGGGGTACCGGCTGCAGCGCTGA
- a CDS encoding universal stress protein: MSTALETPQAGVAAVSGDHNLLGPIIVATDGTSSASAALTAAAQLGDRSGANVIVLAVLEPLPLVAADYGLLLPPAETDDARRTALTQRVREQVNETAGPHPKWDVLVRDGDPAAVIARTAREQGARLIIAGIGHHDLLDRMFGGETALHTLRLSRVPVLAVAPTFVALPQRLAIAIDFSESSIIAAQTALTLLPSATMVYLVHVAPRLELQPEAYAAWMSDYSEGVEPAFARVRARLEIPAGVTIETMTLTGKPTKALLEFAKSAHIDAIVTGSRGAGLVDRILVGSTATGLIRGASCSVFAMPTPMGSVPPRSPEGVPDEIPEHEWAACLEAFTRRNAGRVATLEVDDPEFGAQAQQHDYPLVGAAYDRHDRRIELMLGDMENSTRHLTRGIGDVRHLDLLKDASGRDWVLRIAHGSGQTILTLAR; this comes from the coding sequence ATGTCAACCGCACTTGAGACTCCCCAGGCTGGGGTGGCTGCTGTGTCGGGAGATCACAACCTCCTGGGCCCCATCATCGTCGCCACCGACGGCACCTCGTCGGCGAGCGCGGCGCTCACGGCTGCCGCGCAGTTGGGCGATCGTTCAGGGGCCAACGTCATCGTGCTGGCCGTGCTCGAACCGCTCCCTTTGGTGGCGGCTGACTACGGGCTCCTGCTCCCCCCGGCCGAGACCGATGACGCGCGTCGCACCGCCCTCACGCAGCGCGTGCGCGAACAGGTCAACGAAACCGCCGGCCCGCACCCCAAGTGGGACGTGCTGGTGCGCGATGGCGATCCCGCTGCGGTCATCGCGCGCACCGCGCGAGAGCAGGGGGCCCGCCTGATCATCGCGGGGATCGGGCATCACGACCTGCTCGACCGCATGTTCGGTGGCGAGACGGCGTTGCACACGTTGCGCCTGTCGCGCGTCCCCGTGCTCGCGGTGGCGCCAACGTTCGTCGCGCTCCCGCAGCGCTTGGCCATCGCCATCGATTTCAGCGAGTCGTCGATCATCGCGGCACAGACCGCACTGACGCTCCTGCCGTCGGCGACGATGGTGTATCTGGTGCACGTGGCGCCACGGCTGGAGCTCCAGCCCGAGGCCTACGCCGCGTGGATGTCGGACTACAGCGAAGGGGTCGAGCCGGCCTTTGCTCGCGTGCGTGCCCGGCTCGAGATCCCCGCGGGGGTCACCATCGAAACGATGACGCTCACCGGCAAGCCGACCAAGGCGCTGCTGGAGTTCGCGAAATCGGCGCACATCGATGCGATCGTCACGGGGAGCCGGGGGGCGGGGCTGGTCGACCGCATCCTGGTGGGGAGCACGGCGACGGGGCTCATCCGCGGCGCATCGTGCTCGGTCTTCGCGATGCCGACGCCCATGGGTTCGGTGCCGCCGCGGTCGCCCGAAGGGGTGCCTGACGAGATTCCGGAACACGAGTGGGCCGCGTGCCTCGAGGCCTTCACGCGTCGCAACGCCGGTCGCGTGGCCACCCTTGAAGTCGACGACCCGGAGTTCGGCGCGCAAGCGCAGCAGCACGATTATCCGTTGGTAGGTGCGGCGTACGATCGCCACGATCGTCGCATCGAACTGATGCTGGGGGACATGGAGAACTCGACCCGGCACCTGACACGTGGCATCGGCGATGTTCGGCACCTTGACCTCCTGAAGGATGCCTCCGGCCGAGACTGGGTTCTTCGAATTGCGCATGGCTCAGGACAAACCATCCTGACGCTCGCTCGCTGA
- a CDS encoding MgtC/SapB family protein — MTQSLIIRLAIAALVGLAVGIERERSGHGSTGAHPRFAGVRTFLVIGGVGGAAGWLQSTGSTALAVSLLAGASLLTAAAYWSAARAGGADAIDGTTEMAALLVLALGTLAGMGEMAVAGGAGALLVLALSEKAAIHGAVARLGATELRAAMQFAVLALIVLPVLPNQAYGPLGGINPRTLWIVVLIFSGLNFAGFLARRAVGASRGYGVTGALGGVISSTAVTLQFSRMSRLRPALAGPLAIGTIAASTVLLPRVLLLSAALAPPVALALLPYLAPPFLAGALVVTIRLVQSRHDPLDGDAEALERSPLRLFSAIQMAVAFQLALMAIEYARLRFGSPGVLVSAALLGLTDMDALTLSMNRLGRAPSMVPLAAQAIAVGVSANAVTKLVVALVLGGPRYRAQAALGLGALLTAGAVTIILLAR; from the coding sequence ATGACACAGTCGCTCATCATCCGCCTGGCGATCGCGGCCCTCGTCGGGTTGGCGGTGGGGATCGAGCGCGAGCGGTCGGGGCACGGATCCACCGGGGCACATCCGCGCTTTGCCGGGGTGCGCACCTTCCTGGTCATCGGAGGGGTCGGCGGGGCGGCGGGGTGGCTCCAGTCGACCGGATCGACGGCCCTTGCCGTGTCGCTCCTCGCCGGGGCGTCGCTCCTGACCGCCGCGGCGTACTGGTCGGCCGCACGCGCCGGCGGCGCGGACGCCATCGACGGAACGACGGAGATGGCGGCGCTGCTCGTCCTCGCGCTCGGCACGCTGGCCGGGATGGGTGAGATGGCGGTGGCCGGTGGCGCGGGGGCGTTGCTTGTGCTCGCGCTCTCGGAGAAGGCCGCGATCCACGGCGCGGTGGCGCGCCTCGGCGCAACCGAGTTGCGCGCCGCGATGCAGTTTGCGGTGTTGGCCCTGATCGTCCTGCCGGTCTTGCCGAACCAGGCGTACGGCCCGCTGGGCGGGATCAATCCGCGCACCCTGTGGATCGTGGTGCTCATCTTCTCGGGGCTCAACTTCGCGGGCTTCCTCGCGCGGCGGGCGGTGGGCGCGTCTCGCGGGTACGGCGTGACCGGTGCGTTAGGCGGCGTGATTTCCTCGACGGCGGTGACGCTGCAGTTCTCCCGCATGAGTCGCCTTCGCCCGGCGCTCGCCGGACCGTTGGCGATCGGGACGATCGCCGCCAGCACGGTCCTCCTCCCGCGCGTCCTGCTCCTGTCTGCGGCGCTGGCGCCCCCCGTCGCGCTCGCGCTCCTCCCCTACCTCGCCCCCCCGTTTCTGGCGGGCGCGCTGGTGGTGACGATTCGGCTGGTGCAGTCGCGCCATGATCCACTGGACGGCGACGCCGAGGCGTTGGAGCGCAGCCCGCTTCGCCTCTTCTCCGCGATCCAGATGGCGGTCGCCTTTCAGCTGGCGCTCATGGCGATCGAGTACGCGCGCCTGCGCTTCGGCTCACCGGGCGTGCTCGTGTCCGCGGCCCTGCTGGGGCTCACCGACATGGATGCGCTCACCCTCTCGATGAATCGGCTGGGGCGCGCCCCATCGATGGTTCCGCTGGCGGCGCAGGCGATCGCCGTGGGGGTCAGTGCGAATGCGGTGACCAAACTCGTGGTTGCGTTGGTGCTCGGCGGGCCGCGCTATCGCGCGCAGGCGGCGCTCGGGCTTGGGGCCCTGCTCACGGCAGGGGCGGTGACGATCATCCTGCTGGCGCGTTAG
- a CDS encoding sensor histidine kinase, producing MRVPSWIGAILQVPLAAKLAGANALLVIVALVAATIVRRGGFGDLPVTVVFGGAMIGSALVNLVLVSLALRPLADLESTAQRIWRGDLTARVPRSMLADGNLQRVGGALNVLLDGLAADRARLRELTSRVISAGDEERAHIARELHDSTAQSLAALLMELSVVIRENHDPHDGERLERIRRIASDVLDEVRMLAQTVHPRVLDDLGIGAALQHLSRESEARGSIRIEVVVEDSAHEIGPAVCSVLYRVAQEALNNALRHANATCVMMRAGVSGRVARLEVSDDGVGFRTDDADRRRPGMGIFTMRERMALVDGALEIESAPGRGTRVIASVPLLAPARTAASSETTAT from the coding sequence GTGCGGGTACCGTCCTGGATTGGTGCGATCCTTCAGGTCCCGCTGGCGGCAAAGCTGGCGGGGGCCAACGCGCTGCTCGTGATCGTCGCGCTCGTCGCGGCGACCATCGTGCGGCGCGGCGGGTTCGGTGACCTACCGGTGACGGTCGTCTTTGGGGGCGCGATGATCGGGAGCGCGCTCGTCAATTTGGTGCTGGTGTCGCTGGCCCTGCGTCCGCTGGCCGACCTCGAGTCCACGGCGCAGCGCATCTGGCGCGGCGACCTGACGGCGCGCGTCCCGCGTTCGATGCTGGCCGACGGCAACCTGCAGCGCGTCGGTGGAGCGCTCAACGTATTGCTCGACGGCCTGGCGGCGGACCGTGCGCGGCTGCGCGAACTCACCTCCCGCGTGATCAGCGCGGGGGACGAGGAGCGCGCGCACATCGCCCGCGAGCTGCACGACTCGACGGCGCAGTCGCTCGCAGCGCTCTTGATGGAACTGAGTGTGGTGATTCGGGAGAACCACGACCCGCACGATGGCGAGCGACTGGAGCGAATTCGGCGCATCGCGAGCGACGTGCTGGACGAGGTGCGGATGCTGGCGCAGACGGTGCATCCGCGGGTGCTCGACGATCTCGGAATCGGCGCCGCGCTGCAGCACCTGTCGCGCGAGTCGGAGGCGCGGGGGTCGATCCGGATCGAAGTCGTCGTGGAGGACTCGGCCCACGAGATTGGCCCCGCCGTCTGTTCGGTGCTCTACCGGGTGGCGCAGGAGGCGCTGAACAACGCGTTGCGCCACGCCAATGCCACCTGCGTGATGATGCGGGCCGGGGTGTCGGGGCGGGTCGCGCGGTTGGAGGTGAGCGATGACGGCGTGGGATTCCGGACCGATGATGCCGATCGGCGGCGCCCGGGGATGGGGATCTTCACCATGCGCGAGCGCATGGCGCTGGTGGATGGCGCGCTCGAAATCGAGAGTGCGCCGGGACGAGGGACGCGGGTGATCGCCAGCGTCCCCCTGCTGGCGCCGGCACGGACCGCCGCGTCGAGCGAGACGACGGCAACCTAA
- a CDS encoding response regulator transcription factor encodes MTSDLIRVVLADDHTVVRAGLKAVLGTAKDIDVVGEAKDGREAISLVDRFKPDVVVMDLSMAGMDGTAATKEIVAKGLSTRVLILTMHPEEDYLVPLLEAGAAGYLVKSAADRELVDAVRAVAKGDVYVRPTAARVLAKGLTKKDPHQVDRERFEKLTERERDVLRLTAQGYSAPEIGERLFISPKTVDTYKQRINEKLGLSHRADYVQFALRLGLLAQP; translated from the coding sequence ATGACTTCTGATCTCATTCGGGTGGTGCTGGCGGACGACCACACCGTGGTCCGAGCCGGGCTCAAGGCGGTACTGGGAACGGCCAAGGACATCGACGTGGTCGGGGAGGCGAAGGACGGACGCGAGGCCATCTCGCTCGTCGACCGCTTCAAGCCCGACGTGGTCGTCATGGACCTGTCGATGGCGGGGATGGATGGCACGGCCGCCACGAAGGAGATCGTCGCCAAGGGACTCAGTACACGCGTGCTGATCCTGACGATGCATCCGGAGGAGGACTATCTCGTCCCCCTGCTCGAAGCCGGGGCCGCGGGCTATCTGGTGAAGAGCGCGGCCGATCGCGAACTGGTCGATGCGGTGCGCGCCGTGGCCAAGGGCGACGTGTACGTGCGCCCGACGGCGGCGCGCGTCCTCGCCAAGGGGCTTACGAAGAAGGATCCGCATCAGGTCGATCGCGAGCGCTTCGAGAAGCTCACCGAACGGGAACGCGATGTGCTGCGCCTCACGGCGCAAGGCTACTCGGCGCCGGAGATCGGTGAGCGACTCTTCATCAGCCCTAAGACCGTCGACACGTACAAGCAGCGGATCAACGAGAAGCTGGGGCTGTCGCACCGCGCGGACTACGTGCAGTTTGCGCTTCGACTGGGCTTGCTCGCCCAGCCGTAG
- a CDS encoding ABC transporter permease, whose amino-acid sequence MSRSLRLTVEGLGRRTRTSVEGAGRAGRFCAETLRAVADVRTWGPVATAQARSLGVDSLPIAVFIAIFTGIVLSLLASYSFTGAVPLYFVGVLVEKTITMELAPVLTGLALAGRVGANIAAELGTMRVTEQIDALETLTYDPFAFLVVPRVVAGTVMFPVVVGLAMVVGVAAGWVASVLLLDLSSHDFQRGLRLFFQSFDVRYGLVKSASFGTAVTLIGSLHGMSAEGGAQGVGRAATNAVVYSAVMILVLDAFWAVVWLLGRNP is encoded by the coding sequence ATGAGTCGTTCGCTTCGACTGACCGTCGAAGGGCTCGGACGTCGCACCCGGACGTCGGTCGAGGGGGCGGGACGCGCCGGACGGTTCTGTGCCGAGACGTTGCGGGCCGTCGCGGACGTGCGCACCTGGGGGCCGGTGGCAACCGCACAGGCGCGCTCGTTAGGGGTCGACTCGCTCCCCATCGCCGTCTTCATCGCCATCTTCACCGGCATCGTCCTCTCGCTCCTGGCGAGCTACTCCTTCACGGGGGCGGTACCGCTCTACTTCGTTGGAGTGTTGGTCGAGAAGACCATCACGATGGAGCTGGCCCCGGTCCTGACCGGGCTCGCCCTGGCCGGACGCGTGGGGGCCAACATCGCCGCCGAGCTCGGGACGATGCGCGTCACCGAGCAGATCGACGCCCTCGAGACCCTGACCTACGATCCCTTCGCCTTTCTCGTGGTCCCGCGCGTGGTCGCGGGGACGGTGATGTTCCCCGTGGTGGTCGGCTTGGCGATGGTCGTGGGCGTCGCGGCGGGGTGGGTCGCCTCGGTGCTGCTGCTCGACCTCTCGTCGCACGATTTCCAGCGCGGCCTACGCCTGTTCTTCCAGTCGTTCGACGTGCGCTATGGCCTCGTCAAGTCGGCGTCGTTCGGGACCGCCGTCACGCTCATCGGGTCGCTGCACGGCATGTCGGCGGAAGGCGGGGCACAAGGCGTGGGGCGGGCGGCCACCAACGCCGTGGTGTATTCTGCCGTGATGATCCTCGTGCTCGATGCATTCTGGGCCGTCGTGTGGCTACTGGGGCGCAATCCATGA
- a CDS encoding MCE family protein has product MTQPKGRANDFIVGLTIIVTTIILIGAVLWVQQSDLGQKRRNVIARFRDVGNVRIGAQVVIRGVKAGRVERLELAPNGWVEARLALDPTAELPANPVVLLNESSLFGEWQATILGRDALPRDEAVARQIAEADQGGGRLPGATLPDIAQLTAVAGRIAGDVATVAERVEVAFDDRAARELRASIKNFAELSTVLANTVREQSKNMHDMSADVQDGVQSLVAASKDVRSISARFDSTTARGEVQQIVADAATAAKEMRETSRRLLEISGRLGSSEERLHRFIANGDSVMAKINRGDGSLGLLVNDPALYRNADSTLRELQALIGDMRRNPKKYVNVRIF; this is encoded by the coding sequence ATGACGCAACCCAAGGGACGGGCGAACGACTTCATCGTGGGGCTGACCATCATCGTCACCACGATCATCCTCATCGGCGCCGTGCTGTGGGTTCAGCAGTCCGATCTCGGACAGAAGCGGCGCAACGTCATCGCGCGCTTTCGCGACGTGGGCAACGTGCGCATCGGCGCCCAGGTCGTCATTCGGGGGGTGAAGGCGGGACGCGTGGAACGCCTCGAACTCGCCCCCAACGGGTGGGTGGAAGCGCGCCTCGCGCTCGACCCCACGGCGGAGCTCCCGGCCAATCCCGTCGTCCTGCTCAACGAGTCGTCGCTCTTCGGCGAATGGCAGGCGACCATCCTCGGACGCGACGCGCTCCCCCGCGACGAGGCGGTGGCGCGCCAGATCGCCGAGGCCGATCAGGGGGGCGGACGACTCCCTGGTGCGACCCTGCCCGACATCGCCCAGCTCACGGCCGTCGCCGGGCGAATCGCCGGTGACGTGGCCACCGTCGCCGAGCGGGTCGAGGTCGCCTTCGACGATCGCGCCGCGCGCGAGCTGCGCGCGTCGATCAAGAACTTCGCCGAGCTCTCCACCGTCCTCGCCAACACCGTGCGCGAGCAGTCGAAGAACATGCACGACATGTCGGCGGACGTGCAGGACGGGGTGCAGTCGCTCGTCGCGGCCTCGAAGGACGTGCGGTCGATCTCGGCGCGCTTCGATTCCACGACCGCGCGCGGTGAAGTCCAGCAAATCGTCGCGGATGCGGCGACCGCCGCCAAGGAAATGCGCGAGACCAGCCGGCGCCTCCTCGAGATCTCGGGGCGGCTGGGCTCCTCCGAGGAGCGCCTGCATCGCTTCATCGCCAACGGCGACTCGGTCATGGCCAAGATCAACCGTGGCGACGGCTCGTTAGGACTGCTCGTCAACGACCCCGCGCTCTATCGCAACGCCGACTCGACGCTGCGCGAGTTGCAGGCCTTGATTGGTGACATGCGAAGGAATCCCAAGAAGTACGTGAACGTCAGGATTTTCTAG
- a CDS encoding PAS domain S-box protein yields the protein MKQSSFFSPTRIALLLALAVLAVAGVLLLAQAATASENARGGLKRIAFVLAFVSAAIALLGAWALSRELQLRLEAEGELRASRAKFEGILSIAVDAIVTVDESQHILHFNHGAQTLFGYSESEILGTPLSTLLPHRFRDAHARHLIDFARGGQVARRMGERRAIFGLRRDGSEFPAEASISRLELSGSTIYTVVLRDITERLRTEENQRFLARAGAVLATSLDYESTLRSVAHLAMPHLADCCLLSIDDGGAAVRTIVSVHEDPERTKRLRSLERRRMERSNWPFPVADAISAGRHVALRRLSAGWEREGGNGDPSIDDLEALGIQATLTIPLVARDRVLGALTLISTDPSRQFDDGELALADDLAHRAAFAIENARLYQAAQQASQARDEILGVVSHDLRNPLSAISMCARVLLESPPAAAEDRRELADAILESTHLMQRLIQDLLDVSTIESGHLKIQTRREVLGPIVDAALTMVREGADERGLSLVRDLAPNLPDVQVDAMRLEQVLANLVGNAVKFTERGGSVTVRAEASGEMVRVAVIDTGVGIPPEHLPHIFDRYWHARRQSRTVGTGLGLAIARGIVEAHGGSISVESALGGGTTFLFTLPAVESDRATPAPAAKRGATAEARRRG from the coding sequence GTGAAGCAATCGTCGTTCTTTTCCCCCACGCGCATCGCCCTCCTGCTCGCGCTCGCCGTCCTGGCGGTTGCGGGGGTGCTGTTGTTGGCACAGGCGGCGACGGCCAGCGAGAACGCGCGTGGGGGCCTCAAGCGGATCGCCTTCGTGCTCGCCTTCGTCTCGGCGGCGATCGCGCTCCTGGGGGCGTGGGCACTCTCCCGTGAGCTGCAACTCCGGCTCGAGGCCGAGGGCGAGCTGCGGGCCTCGCGCGCCAAGTTCGAGGGGATCCTCTCGATCGCCGTCGACGCGATCGTCACGGTCGACGAGTCGCAGCACATCCTCCATTTCAACCACGGGGCCCAGACGCTCTTCGGATATTCGGAGAGCGAAATCCTCGGCACGCCGCTGTCCACGCTGCTTCCGCATCGGTTTCGTGACGCGCACGCGCGCCACCTGATCGACTTCGCACGCGGGGGACAGGTGGCGCGACGCATGGGCGAGCGGCGCGCGATCTTCGGTCTCCGACGCGACGGGAGCGAGTTCCCGGCGGAGGCGTCGATCTCACGACTCGAGCTCTCCGGGTCCACCATCTACACGGTGGTGCTGCGCGACATCACTGAGCGCCTAAGGACCGAGGAGAACCAGCGCTTTCTTGCCCGCGCCGGTGCGGTGCTGGCAACGTCGCTCGATTACGAATCGACGTTGCGGAGTGTCGCGCACCTCGCCATGCCGCACCTCGCCGACTGCTGCCTGCTGTCGATCGACGACGGCGGCGCTGCCGTCCGCACGATCGTCAGCGTCCACGAGGACCCCGAGCGCACGAAGCGGCTTCGCTCGCTGGAGCGACGCCGCATGGAGCGCTCCAACTGGCCGTTCCCCGTCGCCGACGCGATCTCCGCGGGACGTCACGTGGCGCTGCGGCGATTGAGCGCCGGATGGGAGCGGGAGGGCGGAAACGGCGACCCCTCGATCGATGATCTCGAGGCGCTCGGGATTCAGGCCACGCTGACGATCCCCCTGGTCGCGCGCGACCGCGTGCTTGGCGCGCTGACCCTGATCTCGACCGATCCCTCCCGCCAGTTCGACGATGGCGAGTTGGCATTGGCCGACGATCTCGCGCACCGGGCGGCGTTTGCGATCGAGAACGCGAGACTCTATCAGGCGGCGCAGCAGGCGTCGCAGGCGCGCGACGAGATCCTCGGCGTGGTCTCGCACGACCTGCGAAATCCGCTGAGCGCGATCTCCATGTGCGCGAGGGTCTTGCTGGAGAGCCCGCCGGCGGCCGCGGAGGATCGACGTGAACTGGCCGACGCGATCCTCGAGTCGACGCACCTGATGCAACGGCTCATTCAGGACCTGCTCGACGTCTCGACCATCGAGTCCGGCCACCTGAAGATCCAGACGCGACGGGAGGTGCTTGGGCCGATCGTTGATGCCGCCCTCACCATGGTGCGCGAGGGTGCCGACGAGCGGGGGCTGTCGCTCGTGCGTGACCTGGCCCCGAATCTTCCTGACGTCCAGGTCGACGCGATGCGCCTGGAGCAGGTCCTCGCCAACCTGGTTGGCAACGCGGTGAAGTTCACGGAGCGTGGGGGGAGCGTCACCGTTCGCGCGGAGGCCAGCGGAGAGATGGTTCGCGTGGCCGTGATCGACACCGGAGTGGGAATTCCGCCGGAGCATCTCCCACACATCTTCGACCGCTACTGGCACGCGCGCCGACAGTCGCGAACGGTGGGGACGGGGCTCGGGCTGGCGATCGCGCGCGGGATCGTCGAGGCACACGGCGGGTCCATCTCCGTCGAGAGCGCCCTGGGGGGAGGGACCACGTTCCTCTTCACCCTCCCGGCCGTCGAGTCCGATCGCGCGACGCCAGCGCCGGCGGCCAAGCGCGGCGCGACGGCCGAGGCACGACGTCGGGGCTGA